A window from Purpureocillium takamizusanense chromosome 3, complete sequence encodes these proteins:
- the SPT10_2 gene encoding Protein spt10 (COG:H~EggNog:ENOG503NUXP): MPAVMEDPSGPTLYRVSGQAPFPDPGDPGLPPDIVPRQVTLRDRQTVATIVPFASRHRVPPSLLAYLSDQLNREIDGGDTYPMTEPLAADAFADYWFQTFGAVMLLGSIDSAEEVVEGRDWAAECLGSFFIKPNYPGRSSHVCNGSFIVTDGSRNRGVGRLMGEAYIDWAPRLGYTYSVFNLVYETNVASCRIWDALGFKRIGRVKACGSLRSHPDRLIDAIIYGRDLPQGGLGNGSGGGGGNGNGDELISEERFDKIRYYLKTGKYPNGADRAEKSRLRSAATHYKLLAGDKLMLKDKEVISDPVRQYEIARGVHALHHGGINKTTATIAERYHWSRIKETVSDVIRACSECKELGKSSAVGPGGGGGNNTNNNGGGLSASGSRRAGSGSSAATTPVATTTAATVTDATTTATTPTLVDGAPGGSTLTDAHHHHMAHDHHDHQGQQPLDAAERVLALQQNQSHHHNSHNHGLMSAFSPPSPTAGPSSAYANPSDISVLPSHATSDQALHHAHHHHHHHHHNPHHHHHSPHHHHNPMLQDQPTGHHHASSPDVYQPIDPQIINHHHHHHDPLHHHTNPLHHHHSVGGGGESHTDDGSAPAHTHADAHPTPDDSPFDHYHQHADFQALLNATEDDDDDVHVGVGVEDVVTGGGIVVVPGQTDADADPSSVDRDLDMLIEQDDDVDVDVDVDVGVDVDVGVGVVVDDAAHLPSEAAPASAPPGEPSHTQGIVGGGGGEEDADMPDGLDDDMVSGGDDGVDVDVDVDVDVDGHGDGLHGGRRGGEAAAADRGLYDVNFDGAGG, translated from the coding sequence aTGCCCGCCGTTATGGAGGACCCGAGCGGCCCCACCCTCTACCGGGTCTCGGGCCAGGCGCCATTCCCGGACCCCGGGGACCCGGGGCTGCCACCAGACATTGTCCCGCGGCAGGTCACGCTGCGGGATCGCCAGACGGTCGCGACCATTGTGCCCTTTGCATCGCGGCACCGTGTCCcgccctcgctgctggcGTACCTGAGCGACCAGCTCAACCGCGagatcgacggcggcgacacctaCCCCATGACGGAGCccctcgcggccgacgccttcGCCGACTACTGGTTCCAGACGTTCGGGGCCGTCATGCTGCTGGGGAGCATCGACTCTGCTgaagaggtggtggagggccGCGACTGGGCGGCTGAGTGCCTGGGCAGCTTCTTCATCAAGCCCAACTATccgggccgcagcagccacgtcTGCAACGGCAGCTtcatcgtcaccgacggGTCGCGTAACCGCGGCGTGGGCCGCCTCATGGGCGAGGCGTACATAGactgggcgccgcggctgggCTACACCTACAGCGTCTTCAACCTCGTGTACGAGACCAACGTCGCGTCGTGCCGCATCTGGGACGCGCTGGGTTTCAAGCGCATCGGCCGGGTCAAGGCGTGCGGCAGCCTACGCAGCCACCCCGACCGGctcatcgacgccatcatcTACGGCCGCGACCTACCccagggcggcctcggcaacgggagcggcggcggcggcggcaacggcaatggcgacgagctcATCAGCGAAGAGCGCTTCGACAAGATCCGCTACTACCTCAAGACGGGCAAGTACCCCAACGGGGCGGACCGCGCCGAGAAGAGCCGCCTGCGCAGCGCGGCCACGCACTAcaagctgctggccggggaCAAGCTGatgctcaaggacaaggaggtCATCTCGGACCCGGTGCGGCAGTACGAGATTGCGCGCGGCGTGCACGCGCTGCACCACGGCGGCATCaacaagacgacggcgaccatTGCCGAGCGCTACCACTGGAGCAGGATCAAGGAGACGGTCAGCGACGTGATCCGCGCCTGCAGCGAGTGCAAGGAGCTGGGCAAGTCTTCTGCTGttggccccggcggcggtggcggcaacaacaccaacaacaacggaGGCGGCCTGTCCGCGAGCGGGAGCAGGAGGGcggggagcggcagcagcgcggccacgacgccggttgcgacgacgacggcggcgacggtaACGGATGCCACAACCACGGCCACGACTCCGACCCTCGTGGATGGCGCTCCGGGCGGCAGCACCTTGACAGacgcccatcaccaccacatggcccacgaccaccacgaccaccaaGGTCAGCAGCCcctggacgcggccgagagggtcctcgcgctgcagcagaATCagagccaccaccacaacagCCACAACCACGGCCTCATGTCTGccttctcgccgcccagTCCAACAGCCGGTCCCAGCAGCGCCTACGCCAACCCAAGCGACATCTCCGTCCTGCCCTCGCACGCGACCTCCGACCAAGCGCTGCACCAcgcgcatcaccaccaccaccaccaccatcacaaccctcaccaccatcatcacagccctcatcaccaccacaacccCATGCTGCAGGACCAGCCGACGGGCCATCACCATGCCTCCTCCCCCGACGTATACCAGCCCATCGACCCGCAGATCAtcaaccaccatcaccaccaccacgaccccCTCCATCATCATACCAACCCcctccaccatcaccatagcgtcggcggcggcggcgagtctCATACTGACGACGGttccgcgcccgcccacacgcacgccgacgcccaccCCACGCCCGACGACAGCCCCTTTGACCACTACCACCAGCACGCCGACTTCCAAGCCCTCCTCAACgcgaccgaggacgacgacgatgacgtgcacgtgggcgtgggcgtggagGACGTTGttaccggcggcggcatcgtcgtcgtccccggccagacggacgcggacgccgaCCCCTCGTCTGTCGATCGCGACCTCGATATGCTCAtcgagcaggacgacgacgtagaCGTAgacgtggacgtggacgtgggCGTAGATGTCGACGTCGGTGTGGGagtcgtcgttgacgatgctgcGCACCTCCCCAGCGAAGCAGCACCAGCGTCAGCACCACCGGGCGAGCCATCCCACACACAAGGCAtcgtcggaggcggcggaggagaagaagacgcggACATGCCCGATGGCCTAGACGATGACAtggtcagcggcggcgatgacggtgtcGATGTGGACGTGGATGTGGACGTGGACGTTGATGGCCACGGGGACGGCCTCCATGGcgggaggagaggcggcgaggcggcagcggcagatAGGGGACTGTACGACGTCAACTtcgacggcgcgggagggTAA
- a CDS encoding uncharacterized protein (BUSCO:EOG09263J7D~EggNog:ENOG503NV5T~COG:J) codes for MIIGSVAVRHGRRALTPTVTRCALRQLSTDVKTDNSATPAALAWSMPQSTADQPKPLRSSKKKKQRAVQEVIMSLGADSSREHREAAWTTPHQIGSELMTPAQQFAEFQRIQKNTRSLGSQIERRYAPTQLMSNPPAPEDVTLELLMASQTHMGHNTSLWNPANSRYIYGVRQGIHIISLETTAAHLRRAARVVEEVAYRGGVILFVGTRKGQMEIVTKAAAMAGACHLFTKWTPGAITNRDVILASHSTKVVDHLDGELDGFDMYMATARPLLPDLVVCLNPLENYTLLYECGLKNIPTIGVIDTNADPSWVTYTIPANDDSLRSMAVVAGVLGRAGEKGQKRRQADAAQGSVSWHTPPELSRHMMREARAAVQKQKEVMGRLQSGIQGFTEEEQNILRSQYGAVELEVSEDDMVQMMGKAVDATPAEPETDLGLDPIEHELEDEIAQMMGEIDAVEDAAPADTELDMGLDQIERELEGVRLKTADIETAVKGDEE; via the exons ATGATAATCGGAAGTGTCGCTGTGCGGCATG GCCGCCGTGCCCTGACACCGACTGTCACGCGATGCGCTCTCCGACAGCTCTCTACCGATGTCAAGACCGACAACAGCGCcactcccgccgccctggcctggTCGATGCCGCAGTCCACCGCAGACCAGCCTAAGCCGTTGAGATCatcgaagaagaagaagcaaagGGCTGTGCAGGAGGTCATTATGAGTCTGGGCGCCGACTCGTCCCGCGAGCAccgggaggcggcgtggacgacgcCTCATCAGATCGGCTCCGAGCTCATGACGCCGGCGCAGCAATTTGCCGAGTTTCAACGCATCCAGAAAAATACGCGCAGTCTGGGCTCGCAAATCGAGCGGCGATACGCCCCGACGCAGCTCATGAGCaacccgccggcgcccgaggATGTGACCCTGGAGCTGCTCATGGCGTCGCAGACGCACATGGGGCACAACACGTCGCTGTGGAACCCGGCCAACTCGCGGTACATCTATGGTGTGCGCCAGGGCATCCACATCATCTCGCTGgagacgacagcggcgcatctgcggcgggcggctcgcgTGGTCGAGGAGGTCGCGTACCGAGGCGGCGTTATCCTCTTTGTCGGCACGCGAAAGGGTCAGATGGAGATCGTGACCAAGGCGGCTGCGATGGCCGGCGCGTGCCACCTGTTTACTAAGTGGACGCCCGGCGCCATCACGAACCGCGACGTCATTCTCGCATCGCACAGCACCAAGGTCGTGGACcacctggacggcgagctcgacgggtTCGACATGTacatggccacggcgagaccgctgctgccggacTTGGTGGTGTGCCTGAACCCACTCGAGAACTACACGTTGCTGTACGAGTGTGGTCTCAAGAACATTCCCACGATTGGCGTCATCGACACCAACGCTGACCCGTCGTGGGTTACGTATACCATTCCTGCCAACGATGACAG TCTACGAAGCATGGCCGTCGTTGCTGGAGTCCTCGGCAGGGCTGGAGAAAAGGGCCAGAAGAGGAGGCAGGCCGATGCTGCCCAAGGCAGTGTCTCGTGGCACACGCCACCTGAGCTGTCGCGTCACATGatgagggaggcgagggcggcggtgcagaAGCAAAAGGAGGTCATGGGTCGGCTACAGTCCGGTATCCAGGGGTTCACGGAGGAAGAGCAAAACATACTGCGATCGCAGTATGGAGCGGTCGAGCTGGAAGTAAGCGAGGACGACATGGTGCAGATGATGGGCAAGGCGGTGGACGCGACGCCAGCTGAACCCGAAACCGACTTGGGCCTGGACCCGATTGAACATGAACTGGAGGACGAAATCGCGCAGATGATGGGCGAGATCGATGCGGtggaggacgcggcgccaGCTGATACCGAACTCGACATGGGCCTGGACCAGATTGAACGTGAACTGGAAGGCGTTCGGTTGAAGACGGCCGACATCGAGACGGCAGTAAAGGGGGACGAGGAATAG
- a CDS encoding uncharacterized protein (COG:P~EggNog:ENOG503NVCH~TransMembrane:1 (o647-667i)), with the protein MSGTMRGTPNRNQNRGAIPFANSPAGGSNIPRPVLDSQPSETSSSVSASRQKQSKRDEAIRRKMENDLSKKKHLTNRARHTRKAPPGTVLALKPSPALQIKPATTVSEAAQLMAAKREDCVLVTDDDERIAGIFTAKDLAFRVVGAGQKAANVTIAEIMTKNPLCARTDTSATDALDLMVRKGFRHLPVMDENQDISGVLDITKCFYDAMEKLERAYSSSRKLYDALEGVHSELGSTQPQQIIQYVEALRSKMSGPTLESVLNGVPPTTVSVRTSVKEAAALMKENHTTAVLVQDQGAITGIFTSKDVVLRVIAPGLDPANCSVVRVMTPHPDFAPMDMTIQAALRKMHDGHYLNLPVMNDGGEIVGMVDVLKLTYATLEQINTMSSGDGEGPAWNKFWLSIDQETESMMSGDGSQSHHHTNLGSRVMSPDVTRDRLGDSVAPGDSASHAGVESPPRSIAPETPEVISPAETPFPFKFKAPSGRVHRLQVTAAQGMEAFVVAVAAKLGNEVDGIGGVPVVEDGKMGGAGFALSYMDDEGDTVSITTDNDLLEAIVLARQRHREKVDLFVHDPEKPPVAPAPVPEPVALPTPPTSTVPGLRERRRARDDEDEEDEDEEEEELSTGRRTRRSRTSHAQEQLIAGVPNDLLLPGAIVTLAVVIVGVFTIARATSR; encoded by the exons ATGTCTGGCACAATGAGGGGGACGCCCAACCGTAACCAGAACCGGGGGGCGATTCCATTTGCCAACAGCCCTGCTGGCGGCTCGAACATCCCTCGCCCCGTTTTGGACAGCCAGCCGAGTGAGACGAGCTCCTCGGTCAGCGCGAGTCGGCAGAAGCAGTCCAAGCGCGATGAG GCCATTCGCAGAAAGATGGAGAACGACCtctccaagaagaagcaccTTACGAACCGCGCCCGCCATACCCGCAAGGCGCCCCCTGGCACTGTCCTGGCCCTTAAGCCGAGTCCAGCCCTGCAGATCAAGCCCGCGACGACCgtctccgaggccgcccagctCATGGCCGCGAAGCGAGAGGACTGTgtcctcgtcaccgacgacgatgagagAATTGCTGGCATCTTCACGGCCAAGGACCTCGCCTtccgtgtcgtcggcgccggccagaAAGCTGCCAACGTGACCATTGCCGAGATCATGACCAAGAATCCGCTGTGCGCCCGAACCGACACCAGTGCCACTGACGCTTTGGACCTCATGGTCCGCAAGGGCTTCCGCCACCTCCCCGTCATGGACGAGAACCAGGACATTTCCGGCGTTCTCGACATTACCAAGTGCTTCTACGACGCcatggagaagctcgagcgcgcgtactcgtcgtcgaggaagctttacgatgcgctcgagggcgttCACTCGGAGCTGGGCTCCACTCAGCCCCAGCAGATCATCCAGTACGTCGAGGCTCTCCGCAGCAAGATGTCTGGGCCTACCCTCGAGTCTGTCCTGAACGGCGTCCCTCCCACGACCGTCAGCGTTCGCACGTCggtcaaggaggcggcggctttgATGAAGGAGAACCACACCAcagccgtcctcgtccaggaTCAGGGCGCCATCACGGGCATCTTCACAAGCAAGGATGTTGTGCTGCGGGTTATCGCCCCTGGTCTGGATCCTGCCAATTGCAGTGTTGTGCGTGTCATGACGCCGCATCCCGACTTTGCGCCGATGGACATGACCATCCAGGCAGCCTTGCGCAAGATGCACG ATGGGCACTATCTCAACCTCCCGGTTATGAACGACGGCGGTGAAATCGTGGGCATGGTCGACGTGCTCAAGCTGACGTATGCGACTCTGGAGCAGATCAACACCATGTCCAGTGGCGACGGAGAGGGTCCTGCTTGGAACAAGTTTTGGCTTTCGATTGACCAGGAGACCGAGTCTATGATGtctggcgacggcagccagaGCCATCACCATACGAACCTCGGCTCGCGCGTCATGTCACCCGACGTCACgcgcgaccgcctcggcgacagcGTTGCCCCTGGTGACTCTGCCTCCCACGCCGGTGTAGAGTCTCCCCCACGATCGATTGCGCCGGAGACGCCCGAGGTCATCAGCCCAGCGGAGACCCCGTTCCCGTTCAAGTTCAAGGCGCCGTCCGGCCGTGTTCATCGCCTGCAagtcacggcggcgcagggcatGGAGGCGTTCGTcgtggccgttgccgccaAGCTTGGCAACGAGGTGGACGGGATCGGTGGGGTCCCTGTTGTCGAGGATGGCaagatgggcggcgccgggttTGCCCTCAGCTACATGGATGACGAGGGTGATACTGTCTCCATCACGACCGACAATGATCTGCTCGAGGCCATTGTGCTCGCTCGTCAGCGCCATCGCGAAAAGGTCGACTTGTTCGTGCACGATCCTGAGAAGCCGCCCGTTGCTCCCGCGCCTGTGCCCGAGCCCGTGGCGCTCCCCACTCCGCCTACCTCTACGGTCCCTGGCCTGCGCGAGCGCCGGAGAgctcgcgacgacgaggacgaggaagacgaggatgaggaggaagaggagctgtCTACTGGCCGTCGCACGCGGAGGTCACGGACCTCTCATGCGCAAGAACAGCTCATTGCTGGCGTTCCCAACGACTTGCTGCTCCCTGGCGCCATTGTTACCCTGGCCGTGGTCATTGTTGGCGTCTTCACCATTGCAAGAGCAACCAGCCGATAA
- the ACE2 gene encoding Metallothionein expression activator (COG:S~EggNog:ENOG503NY85) produces the protein MLSHPTNRLHARQRQHRRQNSTPSAFEGVKMPALPSPSSQRPAAGHHHHRRGLSLDTRRQHHQQDYKVSTNNTGLAQTSQHHVLREAQQQRTQARPGTQLQQQQQQQQQQQQQQQQQQLSSQQHYASALASSDSENYLISPHDTPQSHRFDPASCFDGGAGPFSAYDAQLNLMLQKNQESFNSNMTDGKEFDLYTNDSALSTPTFMHFPDSPSAQGWSSDGASRRGSRRISNGIVDRVTKFENLSMEELQRPMTPPNQNGQHQFPPTPMETPHDRLVKQESRPDRFSDDYDESMEETIKPRRAQSSQRTQDIFQEMRQQAERRSPAVPSPPRSGALPASKTFAGMPMQDASFMAMSSLRNEFAKMDGGFEQVQYEEPESMHSGASDASHHSTPADMGHYMSSFDETPGFQHLTHEEEASTSGSPSRRKSPHRRTESIASITSAASIASINIEETKTETGVTMEEISQYIRSPETTDGKWTCLFDDCGKKFGRKENIKSHVQTHLNDRQYQCPTCKKCFVRQHDLKRHAKIHTGIKPYPCDCGNSFARHDALTRHRQRGMCIGAFDGIVRKVVKRGRPRKNNRPDMETRLDKAARQRKKNMSVSSVSSASGYSDSSAPNSPEYNMLDDVDLADMARGLSASSSAPMPLMHAAAAPPISSSVDMADMAMSPEAESVHSYVSPDAIMERTLSKPATPARSVASLYTTPPDLSQSSSPPPPAHFFDVDPNTSASTDACDLAVMSAPCTTAAMAESLTIGISDHDDDLLLQFANDEGLVQLDRGADMLMMGKFDDDFDNVGMFSNEDMFFGSS, from the exons ATGCTGTCCCACCCGACAAATAGGCTTCACGCCCGGCAGAGgcaacaccgccgccagaACTCGACCCCCTCTGCCTTTGAGGGCGTGAAGATGCCAGCCctgcccagccccagcagccaacggccggccgccggccatcaccaccatcgccgcggcctcAGCCTGGACACCCGacgacaacaccaccagcaggACTACAAGGTAAGCACTAACAACACAGGACTAGCACAGACCTCGCAGCATCATGTTTTGCGagaagcgcagcagcaacgcaCACAAGCACGCCCGGGCACAcaactgcagcagcagcagcagcagcagcaacaacaacaacaacaacaacaacaacaacagctcTCATCACAACAGCACTACGCCTCCGCACTGGCGTCGTCTGACAGTGAAAACTACCTCATCTCTCCCCATGATACCCCTCAATCTCACAGGTTCGACCCGGCATCCTGCTTCGACGGGGGTGCCGGTCCGTTCAGCGCCTACGATGCTCAGCTGAACCTCATGTTGCAGAAAAACCAGGAGAGCTTCAACAGCAACATGACTGACGGCAAGGAGTTTGACCTGTACACCAACGACAGCGCCCTCTCCACGCCCACATTCATGCATTTCCCCGACAGCCCCTCCGCGCAAGGCTGGTCATCGGATGGAGCCTCCCGGAGAGGTTCGCGGCGCATCAGCAACGGCATCGTGGACCGCGTGACCAAGTTTGAGAACCTGAGCATGGAGGAGTTGCAGAGGCCAatgacgccgccgaaccAGAATGGACAAC ACCAGTTTCCCCCTACCCCCATGGAGACGCCACATGACCGCCTCGTCAAGCAGGAGTCGAGGCCCGACCGATTCAGCGACGACTACGATGAGTCAATGGAGGAGACCATCAAGCCGCGCCGTGCGCAATCAAGCCAGCGGACGCAAGACATCTTCCAGGAAATGCGACAACAAGCAGAGAGACGCTCCCCGGCAGTGCCCAGCCCGCCAAGGTCGGGCGCGCTGCCCGCCAGCAAGACGTTTGCCGGCATGCCAATGCAGGACGCCAGCTTCATGGCCATGAGCTCGCTGAGGAACGAGTTTGCCAAGATGGACGGAGGCTTCGAGCAGGTGCAGTACGAGGAGCCCGAGTCGATGCACTCGGGCGCGTCAGACGCATCGCATcactcgacgccggccgacaTGGGCCACTACATGAGCAGCTTCGACGAGACGCCTGGCTTCCAGCACCTCACacacgaggaggaggcgtcaACATCggggtcgccgtcgcggcgcaagtcgccgcatcgccgcacCGAGtccatcgccagcatcaCGAGCGCGGCCAGCATCGCTAGCATCAACATCGAGGAGAccaagacggagacgggggTGACGATGGAGGAGATTTCGCAGTACATCCGCAGCCCGGAGACGACAGACGGCAAGTGGACGTGCCTGTTCGACGACTGCGGCAAGAAGTTTGGTCGCAAGGAGAACATCAAGTCGCACGTGCAGACGCACCTCAACGACCGGCAGTACCAGTGTCCGACGTGCAAGAAGTGCTTCGTGCGTCAGCACGACCTCAAGCGGCACGCCAAGATCCACACGGGCATTAAACCTTACCCATGCGACTGCGGCAACAGCTTCGCGCGGCACGATGCTTTGACGAggcaccgccagcgcggcaTGTGCATCGGCGCCTTTGACGGCATCGTGCGCAAGGTGGTGAAGcgcggcaggccgaggaagaaCAATCGCCCCGACATGGAGACGCGCCTCGACAAGGCGGCCCGTCAGCGCAAGAAGAACATGTCGGTCAgctccgtgtcgtcggcgtcgggctaCTCGGACAGCTCGGCGCCCAACTCGCCCGAGTACAACATGCTCGACGATGTGGATctggccgacatggcccGCGGCCtgtcggcatcatcgtcggcgcccatgccgctcatgcatgcggcggcggcgccccctATTTCCTCGTCGGTCGACATGGCTgacatggccatgtcgcccgaggccgagagcgTCCACTCGTACGTGTCGcccgacgccatcatggagAGGACATTGTCGAAGCcagccacgcccgcccggaGCGTTGCGAGTCTGTACACGACGCCACCGGACCTgtcgcagtcgtcgtcgcctccgccgcccgcgcatTTCTTCGATGTGGACCCCAACACGAGCGCGAGCACCGACGCCTGCGACCTGGCTGTCATGTCGGCTCCCTGCACAacggccgccatggctgaGTCCCTGACCATTGGTATCagcgaccacgacgacgacctgctgctccagttcgccaacgacgagggcctcgtccagctcgaccGCGGGGCTGACatgctgatgatgggcaAGTTCGATGACGACTTTGACAATGTCGGCATGTTCAGCAACGAAGACATGTTCTTTGGCAGCTCATGA